AACTCTTTAATCGGACTCGAAGAAGAACCagaagcagcagcagcagccaATTCTTTAATCATGGATTTAGGCACTCTTTTTTTAACTACTTTCTTCACAACCGTCACTATTACCTTCTTCAccgtcttcttcttcttcggcGTCGTTGATTCTTTCTCCTCAATTCCGCCTGAAATTTCTGGACTCgcattaatattattatctaGGGTTTCGTTTCCCGCGCAATTGATTCTCTGAGTTTCTTTCTCTTCTCCACCGTTGTTTGCCGCAGTTTCTGCACTGAAAGTAACCGGCGTCGTTTCGGTGAAAATTGGAGCTGAAAGAGAAGGAGACGGTGAAACGTTAACATTGGGAGCTGGTTGCGGTGTCGTTTTAGGGACGACATGTTTTGGAGATTTAGTAGTGGCGGAGGAAGGGCTGGGTTCAGGAGATGTGAGCTTGGCGGTGGCTCTAGTGACGCGTCGCGGTCGGGCACCTGATGCTGCCGGTGGCGGTTGCTTCTTTGGAGCCATTTTTTCGGacagtattttaattaatgACTGGAATTGATGTAGTTGCCGTTCTAGGGAGGGGCTCGGGACGGGTATGGTGGCGGGTTTTTACAATACCTGACCCATATTTGTAGGATTTCTTTTGGAATAATTACTTAGGTTAGATTaatttttaggccaaatgttgtaaaaaggtcaaacctttcacaaaaaatttacaaaaatcctgacttttcaattttttcgattttggccaaaaactgattatttggtttcacaaaagtcctgactttttaattttgtcgattttggccaaaaatggattatttggtttcacaaaagtcatgacctttcaatatttggcatgccacataggcgccacatagacGTCACATagacaaattgaaatcaaattgagagttggccacaattgaaaccaaataatttgtttttgaccaaaatcgacaaaattgaaacgtcAGGACTTTtctgaaacttttataaaaggtttgtttttacaacatttggcctaatttttattgaacaaaGGAGCACTTTCACTCCGAACttgcgtcaaagtatcaaaaagaTCCAAAGCTGAAAAATCGGATCATTTATAATCTGAATTTGTCTAAACCGGCCCAAAAAGACCCCTTAGTTGACGTGGCGCTTTAATAGGATAGTGAGACTTATATCAATTAGGCCAAGTgttttaaaaaggccaaaccttttataaaagtttcacaaaagtcctgacctttcaattttatcgattttggccaaaaataaattatttggtttcaattatggccaactctcaatttgatttcaatttgtctATGTGGCGTCTATGTGGCgtctatgtgacgcctatgtgacatgccaaatattaaaaggtcaggacttttgtgaaaccaaataattcatttttggccaaaatcgacaaaattgaaaggtcaggacttttgtgaaaccaaataatcagtttttggccaaaaatcgacaaaattgaaaggttagaacttttgtgaaaattttgtgaaaggtttggtctttttacaaaatttgacctatcaattatattttacactaattaatctctaattaattataatcaacactaattaattatacttaatCACTGATTAATTATAGTCTAACACTAATTAAATAAGGGACTTTTTTGAACTTATACATAaacagtaattttttttttattttttttagagcaATTGCTCCTCATTTTtccgaggagcagcagctcctcttgTTTTCCGACGAGGAGCAGAGAGAGGAGCTATGCTCCTTATCTGAAGAGCAAAGGCTTCTCGTTAAAACGAGGAGCTCTGCTCCTCATCTTTGGAAAAGAAGCTCCTCGGAAAAACGAGGATGAGTTCCTCCTCGtcgaaaaacaaatttaaaaaaatatgcatttaaaaaaaaaatgcaaaaaatactataaagtctctatatttttaaataggtttaatggtaaaaaaaacccaaacctttccGACTtattgcaattttatccaaccttttaatttttgcaatcatatccaaattacattattttgttgcaataatatccaaattgcactttttatgtgattttttttgagtttttggcaTTTcctgggacttttactatattattatacatcaaaaaataataatatcttaGTTGAAAACAACatgtttagccatcaatttgactattattgctataaAAAAATGTCATTTGGATAtcattgcaacaaaaaaatgtaatttggatattattacaaaaattaaaaagtttggatataattgcaacaagtcgtaaaggtttggatttttgttaCCATTGggccttttaaatattattaataaaattaaattaaattttaaaattaaattattaatttaaaagttttatatgcttatttaaaaaaaattaaaattttaagcaccattttaaattttttttgttaaaaaccACTTTAAAAGAAAACTACTATTTAAAACCGAAGAGTGTGGACAGATGTTATTTTGAGCTGAAATACGCAAATtcagggtataaatgatccTATTTTTCAACTTTGGATTTCTTTATACTttgacacaagtttaggggtgaaagtgatccttcgttcaacttttattttatatatacaaatatggCTTTTCTCGTTGCTATTTTATTCatacaatatttattttaccATTAAATGAAAATCCTTTAATGATTATAAATGAATAAAGGGCTTTTTACATAGTTACGCCTTTTAGTGGAGTGCCATGCATTCATACGCTTTGACTTAAATATTAACATCTTTACTCTTTTTATACTGTTAACTCTGCAGATATACGCTTTTTATATTAATCCAACTCATTCCATAAAATGCATGCAGTCTTTTCTCTTATAATGCATTCAAAACACGTCACTATCATATTAAggtattaaaaaaagttatcaTAATTCTCATTAGTGATgtgttttttataattaataaatttatttacatttacaaaacatttgtcatatcttatttttttaactttttttacatGTGAACACTtatcttatatatattaaaacaattattattttatattattaacttttgtctatttaatattttattattattttatcaaattatcatgcattgatatttttttatctaattttacaCTTGTCATTAAATAtgatctcttttattttttattattttttattaaatattttttatcaaataaaaaaatttaaatagtaatattttcaaaatatgtaCTACTCATTTACATTATACATATATGCAACGATTTTGAAAGGAATACATTGACAtgaatatttatcttttaatttcttgctctttagtaatttttcatttgtttatgtCGTTTTTTATAAATCATTGTAGTCATATTTTCGTCTATGTTTCACATAAGAAAAGACCTAATCATGAGCATCATTTTAAAGTTAGAGTACAAAATGTTTTTATATCCCTTtatgtctttaaaaaaaattatattatattataactgAAGATATAAATTTTACAGATTGTTGTAGTTAAGAGTGTTAAGAATTCATGTTAATATTAGACTGGGACAATTTTATCTGGCAttgcatttttttatatgaatagaAGTGCATTATATGATAATAATTAAGAGAAAAGTGTATGAGTTCAAAAGTGCCTTTCAACCAATATTATGTAGTTATTtatctcattttattttttattcaggtacagaaaaattataaggatcatttgtcattttaaatgaatatataaagtTAGTTGGTAATAGCAACCAAATAAAATAGAGTCAAAAATATCTCATATAATGATCAATCATCGAGCAACAAAAGAGCAACTAACGAGCTACAAAAGAGCAACCAACGAGCTATAAAAGAGCAACAAACTAGCAACCAATGAAAAGGgataataaaaatagataaattattcAAGAATTACAAGGATCCGCTATATTTGTAATTCCTTCAGCAAGTTCATTAGAGAACTCGTCTGCTATTAATTGTGatgtaaatatataaaaatatttaaattaaaaaaaaaatcagcaataattaattaacttataaaagtttataattaagatttgagtttttttaatatttttttactttaaagctcaaatatacaaaaaagctataaaaaaaagtaaaattccAATATAGGGAGTCAACAATATGAATAAAAATTGCAAAGCTTTTTGAAAATGAATAGAAGAAGATCATGGTAAGGGTATAATAGCAAAAACGTAATTAACAGTGCTTATATTTTTGTTGTGCCTATACTTTCTTGCTtgataaattcaaaattaaaaagtgtAGCAAGCAACAAGAAGCAAAACCGACAAAACCGCTAGTTAAATCTgaattattatctttttataaGAGATTACATTCAAACtcttaataaacaaataaaattgtgaattgtatttttattttttattataataaaagaaaagagaagaagaaacaATTGACATAGTCAAGAGATAAGAAAATGGGAAAGAACATGACACAAAACTGGTAACATGGAAAAAGGAGtaaaaatgaaaagagaaaGATAAAAAAAGCGCACGCTTGACAAATGGAACTTTAATAGAGTGTTATTGtaataatttgaaaaaagagGGTACACCATGTTATTTCCTCATGAATAAACTATAATAATGTATTGTATTACTAAGGCTTAAATGCAAAtccatacaccaactttgacccaatttgcaattacaacataaacttttaaagttGGCAATGTCGGTAACGAACTTTACAACTTTGACAAATCGATACACCGATTATTTTCCGGGACAATTTTGCTGAGTTGGAAGCCGGAACGAACACGTCTGCTGCCACGTCTTCTGCCACGTTTGATGCGCACCGTTTGTGCCTTTGAAGCTGTATTAAAACGGTGCGCATCAAACGTGGCAGAAGACGTGGCAGCAGACGTGTTCGTTCCGGCTTCCAACTCAGCAAAATTGTCCCGGAAAATAatcggtgtatcgatttgccaaagtTGTAAAGTTCGTTACCGACATTGCCaactttaaaagtttatgttgtaattgcaaattgggtcaaagttggtgtatggatttgcatttaaccctattACTAAAAAGTTAGTTTTGTTTAAGTTtttaaaaggtacaaaaaaaacctcctagttttcacaaaagtacatatcagcttttttatttttttagatcaattaaaccctttttattttcaaatagaataaATAACCTCCTTCGTTCAACACCATTAGAAACACTTGTTAGTGGTTGACATGTCTCTCGtaatcatatagaaaaaaattcaaaaatagtttttatatttaaaatatttatcaaaaatttgagggggtaagtgtccaaAAATGTAagttaaaatggtttatttgttcaatttttaaacaacgagggtttaattgttcaattttaaaagcacgagggcttaattgtgcccaaaaaaaataaaagggctgatatgtacttttaagaaaaattcGAGGGtaccttttatcttttttattattaatttaattattaacatgTCACATTTGGAGACACTTACTATTATGGTTGTGTAATCGGTTAATCCGGTCACTGGACCGAATAACCCGAACACGAAAGTTTTTGTGAAAATCCAAAATCAAACCAGATCGAGCTTTAAATTCAAATTGAACCGAACTTCGGTTCAGTTAAAAacctgattttttatttttatttttatcttaatattaattcaaatataaaataataagtgtctaataaatattttatatatatttattagcatatatatgttgtatgaaatttattattatatatcaattatgataaaagaataaaaattaaaaaatcaaaaaatataaatctatataaatttaaattatttgtttagtttattatttgattgttcggttttttgggttttgaaaatattcaaaccgaatcaaaaatcattaaatatcaaatttttaccTAAttataaaccgaaccaaatcatATTCACCAAATAATCGAACAGTAATTACAATTTCGGTTCATTTGTTTTTAtagttcggtttggttaaatttttgCACATCCCTAATTGCTTTTAGCCTTTTACAATCAAATAGATAGATACTAATTAGTGTTATCAACTAAAATtcacaattaaatcaatttccaCAAACTATACGGACATGTTGAGTAGAGCCACATACAATTTTTAGAACATTTAAACATACAAATTCAACAATCAACATGCACGAGCACAGCAGCAATAATTGTAAACAAATGCTCCAAAAGCCATGGCCAACACAACCGCCGCAACCTGCCGAGCCAAGTTTCTATTTAGTTTGGCTAAGTAATTTGAACTACTCTCTTGGCCGACAAGGTAAAGTGATGGCAAAGATGCATTATTGAAACTACCATCTCCATTGCTGCTGCCTAACTTTTTTGATGTTGATGATGAGATTTTCTTCGGCAGTGATACCGTAAGAATTCCTCTTTTGCTGAATTTTGCGCGAATTTCAGTTGCTTCAcattgttttgatatttttaatttttttaggaacCGTTTTCGAATGTTATTGTTCACTGGATATTCTCCGGTTATTGATAGAACGTCGCCTTTTAATTGAACCCTCAGATgttcttttttaaaatctacatttataaaataaaatgttagataaaaatattaagagtTCATCAGAATCAGGTTAACAGATAAGAattgaatgaaaataaaatataatgctCAATTTCATACTATTTGGTTAAATAAAAAAGGAGAATgagaatcaaataaaaataaaagtaaagttaattaatggaagaaaataaaaatgagttaTTTCAGttaattatgaaaatttatgtttaatttcatttatgTGTATTCTTATATTTTCTCCGTCCTAAATTGATATACAATTTAAGACA
This region of Mercurialis annua linkage group LG1-X, ddMerAnnu1.2, whole genome shotgun sequence genomic DNA includes:
- the LOC126687168 gene encoding uncharacterized protein LOC126687168, translating into METIDEIAYEDFEPYCKWQREEGCDLLEVHVQDFKKEHLRVQLKGDVLSITGEYPVNNNIRKRFLKKLKISKQCEATEIRAKFSKRGILTVSLPKKISSSTSKKLGSSNGDGSFNNASLPSLYLVGQESSSNYLAKLNRNLARQVAAVVLAMAFGAFVYNYCCCARAC